Within Dysgonomonas sp. HDW5A, the genomic segment TACGATTAAAATAAGTTTGTCGAAAGACGGATTTACTCCTACCGATTTGGCAGCATCATCGCCCAGTGCCAGCAGGTTAATCCGCCATCGGTACAGGTAAACAATAACTATTGAAATCAGTATTGGAAGAAAAGCCCGTTTGAGTTCGATCCACGATGCAGCATGCAGGTTTCCCATAGTCCATTGTACAATGGCTTGCAGTTTATAGGGGTTGCTGATATATTGCACAACGGTGAGCAAAGCCATGAATACTCCCGAAACAATCATTCCCGAAAGGACAATCGATATGGTCGACATTTGTTTATTGGAACCTGCAATCAGATAAGTCAGAATAACAGCCAGTGAACCAGCAATAAATGCAGAGGTGTTTACTAAATCCAATGAATATAGAATTGCCAATGATGCCCCGAAAGCGGCTCCCGACGAAATACCTAAGATATACGAATCGACCAATGGATTACGAAAAATTCCCTGTAATACAGCTCCTGATGTCGAAAGGGCAGCACCCACCAGAAAAGTCAGCAAAATACGTGGCATCCTTACATTGATAAGTATATTTGAGATCATCTGATAACGTGCAGCTTCGTCCATGTTCAAGCCGATGTCCATGATTTTTTTATATAATAGTGGCAGATAATCAAATGCGTTGACTTGTGCCGACGATCCTATAAATAAAGATATAATCAGCATGGGCAGAGGTAAGCCGAAGCATAATATATTTGCAATTTTTTTACTCAAGAGATCGTGTATTTATGCGGTAATTTATATTAGGGTTTAAAAGCTGTCAATTGAAATAGTGACGAAGCGACTTCCGGCTGACGCAAAATTCGGTTTTGTGCTTTTGTGTCAACTGCTATTTGTTTGAAGCCTACTTTTTCGAGCAGTTCAATATCTCTTTGCGGACGGCTGTGTTTGCTGATATCTAACTTACTTTTGATCACATTGGCTTGCTCCATGATTCCCACAGGATATTTTTCGTGTCCTTCTTGACTGAATTGCATATCGCCGAAATCACCGTCGAAGTTGAGAAGCATTCCACCCGATTTTAATACTCTGAAACTTTCTGAGTAAAATTTTTCCACATCGGGAGTTGTCCATGTCATTAATCTTGTAAAGACTAAATCGAAACTATCTTTCGGGAATTGTAGG encodes:
- a CDS encoding class I SAM-dependent methyltransferase — its product is MITEIAKYWDKQSAIWREEKQEAWTLPETQYWLNHFKSLLPKLSGNKVLEVGTASGYFANILYLAGYEVTAVDLSPNMIDEAKSVSDNLGTHIHYRIMDAQDLQFPKDSFDLVFTRLMTWTTPDVEKFYSESFRVLKSGGMLLNFDGDFGDMQFSQEGHEKYPVGIMEQANVIKSKLDISKHSRPQRDIELLEKVGFKQIAVDTKAQNRILRQPEVASSLFQLTAFKP
- a CDS encoding iron ABC transporter permease, giving the protein MSKKIANILCFGLPLPMLIISLFIGSSAQVNAFDYLPLLYKKIMDIGLNMDEAARYQMISNILINVRMPRILLTFLVGAALSTSGAVLQGIFRNPLVDSYILGISSGAAFGASLAILYSLDLVNTSAFIAGSLAVILTYLIAGSNKQMSTISIVLSGMIVSGVFMALLTVVQYISNPYKLQAIVQWTMGNLHAASWIELKRAFLPILISIVIVYLYRWRINLLALGDDAAKSVGVNPSFDKLILIVCATLMTTTTVAVAGIISFYGLFLPHIVRMLLGSDNSKSIPGNIFLGGSFLLLIDNLSRALFVFEVPIGIFTTILGGAFFVFLMRKNKLNWN